One Micromonospora craniellae genomic region harbors:
- the pgsA gene encoding CDP-diacylglycerol--glycerol-3-phosphate 3-phosphatidyltransferase: MTEATESTPLPVAARVVPVVNAANALTALRLLLVPVFAACVAVSGMTHAGWRSVACVIFVVASATDLVDGWIARRFSLVTAFGKVADPLADKALTGAALLLLSWYGQLPWWVTVVILARELGITVLRFWVIRRGVIAASRGGKIKTALQILAITWYLWPMPAELAMIGPWIMAAAVAVTVVTGFDYIVQALRLRRTG, translated from the coding sequence ATGACCGAGGCGACGGAGTCCACGCCGCTGCCCGTGGCGGCCCGGGTGGTCCCGGTGGTCAACGCCGCCAACGCGCTGACCGCGCTGCGGCTGCTGCTCGTACCGGTCTTCGCCGCCTGCGTGGCCGTCTCCGGCATGACACACGCCGGGTGGCGCAGCGTCGCCTGCGTGATCTTCGTGGTGGCCTCGGCGACGGACCTGGTCGACGGCTGGATCGCACGCCGGTTCTCGCTGGTCACCGCCTTCGGCAAGGTGGCCGACCCGCTCGCCGACAAGGCGCTCACCGGAGCCGCCCTGCTGCTGCTCTCCTGGTACGGCCAACTGCCCTGGTGGGTGACGGTCGTCATCCTCGCCCGCGAGCTGGGCATCACCGTGCTGCGCTTCTGGGTGATCCGGCGCGGGGTGATCGCCGCGAGCCGGGGCGGCAAAATCAAGACGGCGCTCCAGATCCTCGCCATCACCTGGTACCTCTGGCCGATGCCGGCCGAGCTGGCCATGATCGGCCCCTGGATCATGGCCGCGGCGGTCGCGGTGACGGTGGTCACCGGTTTCGACTACATCGTCCAGGCCCTGCGGCTGCGCCGCACCGGGTGA
- a CDS encoding CinA family protein produces the protein MQGVGVKEGEGQMGSAAAGVVHRLTERRETLATVESLTGGLLAATIVEVAGASAVYRGGLVVYATELKEQLADVPADLLAARGPVDGDVAAALAEGGRRRCGADWCLATTGVAGPEPQDGKPVGLVYVAVAGPYGAEVRELRLEGSRDHIRGETVTEALRMVAAHVQGDVPAAS, from the coding sequence ATGCAGGGTGTGGGTGTCAAAGAAGGCGAAGGACAGATGGGCAGCGCGGCGGCCGGCGTGGTGCACCGCCTCACCGAGCGGCGGGAGACCCTCGCCACCGTCGAGTCGTTGACCGGTGGGCTGCTGGCCGCCACGATCGTGGAGGTCGCCGGGGCGAGCGCGGTCTACCGGGGCGGGCTGGTGGTGTACGCCACCGAGCTGAAGGAGCAGCTCGCCGACGTACCGGCGGATCTGTTGGCGGCGCGCGGCCCGGTGGACGGCGACGTGGCCGCCGCCCTGGCCGAGGGCGGACGGCGGCGCTGCGGCGCCGACTGGTGCCTGGCCACCACCGGTGTCGCCGGCCCGGAGCCGCAGGACGGCAAGCCCGTCGGACTGGTCTACGTCGCGGTCGCCGGCCCCTACGGCGCCGAGGTACGCGAACTGCGCCTGGAGGGCAGCCGGGACCATATTCGGGGCGAAACGGTCACCGAGGCGTTGCGGATGGTCGCCGCCCACGTCCAGGGGGACGTTCCCGCCGCAAGCTAG
- a CDS encoding dehydroquinate synthase/iron-containing alcohol dehydrogenase family protein gives MSGGEQRAGVEVPHAGPHPTPSTGEHRIAFRGVIRTGAITLGPGDLALLDAAGGDVTATAGTPGDVVRVAYPPRLADAEALAARLDRNHPARLVAIGNGATLDVAKQAWRLGAAGPALLLAPVGDEPWRAFAPFTSLYDPDGSRVSRPDPALGDAEVLLDAAALARRPERVRHLHRADSIVHAIEVLLSRRTQEWGRALAAAGLTALGRDAPDDHLAGVVGAGLVTEAFASTGLGLAHAAASPLGAHAGRTHDAVNVLLAPHVVAYWGDRVDWRAVAGPLGTAPRADAVTTRLTDLADLAGVPRALSAAGFSWEQVRAAVPAAMRSSGMPWLPAPVDEATLTELLRRAWAGQ, from the coding sequence GTGAGCGGCGGCGAGCAGCGGGCCGGCGTGGAGGTCCCCCACGCCGGCCCGCACCCCACCCCGTCGACCGGGGAACACCGGATCGCGTTCCGAGGCGTGATCCGCACCGGCGCGATCACCCTCGGCCCCGGCGACCTCGCCCTGCTCGATGCGGCCGGCGGGGACGTCACCGCGACGGCGGGCACCCCCGGCGATGTGGTCCGGGTGGCGTACCCGCCCCGGCTCGCCGACGCCGAGGCACTCGCCGCCCGGCTCGACCGGAACCACCCCGCGCGGCTGGTGGCGATCGGCAACGGCGCGACCCTGGACGTCGCCAAGCAGGCGTGGCGGCTCGGCGCCGCCGGACCGGCGCTGCTGTTGGCGCCGGTCGGTGACGAACCCTGGCGGGCCTTCGCCCCCTTCACCAGCCTCTACGACCCGGACGGGAGCCGGGTGAGCCGACCGGACCCGGCGCTGGGTGACGCCGAGGTGCTCCTCGACGCCGCCGCGCTCGCCCGCCGACCGGAACGGGTACGCCACCTGCACCGCGCCGACTCCATCGTGCACGCTATCGAGGTGCTGCTGAGCAGGCGCACCCAGGAATGGGGGCGGGCTCTCGCCGCCGCCGGCCTGACCGCGCTGGGCCGGGACGCACCGGACGACCACCTGGCCGGAGTGGTCGGCGCCGGGCTGGTGACCGAGGCGTTCGCCTCGACCGGACTCGGACTGGCCCACGCCGCCGCCTCCCCGCTCGGCGCCCACGCCGGCCGTACCCACGACGCGGTCAACGTGCTGCTCGCGCCGCACGTGGTCGCGTACTGGGGGGACCGGGTCGACTGGCGGGCGGTGGCGGGTCCCCTCGGCACGGCGCCCCGCGCGGACGCCGTCACCACGCGGCTGACCGACCTCGCCGACCTCGCCGGAGTCCCTCGGGCCCTGAGCGCCGCCGGCTTCTCGTGGGAACAGGTACGCGCCGCGGTCCCCGCCGCGATGCGCAGCTCCGGTATGCCGTGGCTGCCCGCGCCGGTCGACGAGGCGACGCTGACCGAGCTGCTGCGCCGCGCCTGGGCGGGACAGTGA
- a CDS encoding helix-turn-helix domain-containing protein, which yields MVLLRRVIGDALRARRQGQHRTLREVSSAANVSLGYLSEIERGQKEPSSELLAAICDALGARLSELLREVSDTVALAEQLPGVLVPVQDEPAETTPVGATAVQRATGRQVRQVSSDGSVAVAVRQESPLKATLRSTRVRSAERADRDVVCAA from the coding sequence ATGGTCCTGCTACGCCGGGTGATCGGTGACGCACTACGGGCGCGCCGGCAGGGGCAGCACCGCACGCTGCGCGAGGTCTCTTCCGCCGCCAACGTCAGCCTGGGCTACCTGTCCGAGATCGAACGCGGCCAGAAGGAACCCTCCAGCGAACTGCTCGCCGCGATCTGCGACGCGCTCGGCGCCCGCCTGTCCGAGCTGTTGCGCGAGGTCAGCGACACCGTCGCCCTCGCCGAGCAGCTGCCGGGTGTGCTGGTCCCGGTGCAGGACGAGCCGGCCGAGACGACGCCGGTCGGCGCGACGGCGGTGCAGAGGGCCACCGGCCGGCAGGTACGCCAGGTCAGCTCCGACGGCTCGGTCGCGGTCGCGGTGCGCCAGGAGTCCCCGCTCAAGGCGACCCTGCGCAGCACCCGGGTCCGCTCCGCCGAGCGCGCCGACCGGGACGTGGTCTGCGCCGCCTGA
- a CDS encoding DMT family transporter, which translates to MAWIALVISGLLETAWAIALDRSAGFTRPVPSAVFAVTLVLSMAGLAYALREIPVGTGYAIWVGIGATGTALVGMIALGESASLPRLLCLLLVVAGVVGLKIYH; encoded by the coding sequence ATGGCCTGGATCGCACTGGTGATCTCCGGACTTCTCGAAACGGCGTGGGCGATCGCCCTGGACCGCAGCGCCGGATTCACCCGACCCGTCCCCTCTGCGGTCTTCGCGGTCACGCTGGTGCTCAGCATGGCCGGCCTGGCGTACGCGCTGCGCGAGATCCCCGTCGGCACCGGCTACGCGATATGGGTCGGCATCGGCGCGACCGGCACCGCCCTGGTCGGCATGATCGCGTTGGGCGAGTCGGCCAGCCTGCCCCGGCTGCTCTGCCTGCTGCTCGTCGTCGCCGGTGTGGTCGGGCTCAAGATCTATCACTGA
- the rimO gene encoding 30S ribosomal protein S12 methylthiotransferase RimO, producing the protein MVSATSPVDDSHAVRPASPRDPERSPADGRRVALLTLGCARNEVDSEELAARLHADGWQVTTDGEGADVVVVNTCGFVEKAKQDSIQTLLAAADTGAKVVAAGCMAERYGRELADSLPEAQAVLSFDDYPDIAARLDAVVAGREFAAHTPRDRRELLPLTPVARRDSAVSLPGHGTVVEVDGHTPAHLRPVLRRRLDSGPVASLKLASGCDRRCTFCAIPAFRGAFVSRTPDELLAEAEWLAKSGVRELVLVSENSTSYGKDLGDPRALEKLLPQLAVIDGIVRVRVSYLQPAETRPGLVEAIATTPGVAPYFDLSFQHSSEPVLRRMRRFGSTDRFLELLASARALAPEAGARSNFIVGFPGETRADVDELVRFLTEARLDAIGVFDYSDEDGTEAAGLPGKVSAATIKRRYDKLSALADELCSQRAEDRLGATVEVLVDSVDGGVVEGRAAHQAPEVDGSTTLVAPDGGGVDLAALRPGDLVRATVTDTEGVDLVAVPDEMISAAPGAAR; encoded by the coding sequence ATGGTGTCTGCCACCTCTCCTGTCGACGACTCCCACGCGGTGCGTCCGGCGTCGCCCCGCGACCCGGAGCGGTCGCCCGCCGACGGCCGCCGGGTCGCCCTGCTGACCCTGGGCTGTGCCCGTAACGAGGTCGACTCGGAGGAGCTGGCCGCCCGCCTGCACGCCGACGGCTGGCAGGTGACCACCGACGGCGAGGGCGCCGACGTGGTGGTGGTCAACACCTGCGGCTTCGTGGAGAAGGCCAAGCAGGACTCGATCCAGACGCTGCTGGCCGCCGCCGACACCGGGGCCAAGGTGGTCGCGGCCGGCTGCATGGCCGAGCGGTACGGCCGGGAGCTGGCCGACAGCCTCCCCGAGGCGCAGGCGGTGCTCAGCTTCGACGACTACCCGGACATCGCGGCCCGGCTGGACGCGGTCGTCGCCGGGCGGGAGTTCGCCGCGCACACCCCCCGCGACCGGCGGGAACTGCTGCCACTGACCCCGGTGGCCCGGCGGGACAGCGCGGTGTCGCTGCCCGGTCACGGCACGGTGGTCGAGGTGGACGGGCACACCCCGGCGCACCTGCGCCCGGTGCTGCGTCGTCGCCTGGACAGCGGCCCGGTGGCCTCGCTCAAGCTGGCCAGCGGCTGCGACCGGCGGTGCACGTTCTGCGCGATCCCGGCGTTCCGGGGCGCGTTCGTCTCGCGTACGCCGGACGAGCTGCTCGCCGAGGCCGAGTGGCTGGCCAAGAGCGGTGTCCGTGAGCTGGTGCTGGTCAGCGAGAACTCCACGTCGTACGGCAAGGACCTGGGCGACCCCCGCGCGTTGGAGAAGCTGCTGCCGCAGCTCGCGGTGATCGACGGCATCGTCCGGGTACGGGTCAGCTACCTCCAGCCGGCCGAGACCCGGCCCGGCCTGGTCGAGGCGATCGCCACCACGCCCGGCGTGGCCCCCTACTTCGACCTGTCGTTCCAGCACTCCAGCGAGCCGGTGCTGCGCCGGATGCGGCGTTTCGGCTCCACCGACCGCTTCCTGGAACTGCTGGCCTCGGCGCGGGCCCTGGCACCGGAGGCCGGCGCGCGGAGCAACTTCATCGTCGGCTTCCCCGGCGAGACCCGCGCCGACGTCGACGAGCTGGTCCGCTTCCTCACCGAGGCCCGGCTCGACGCGATCGGGGTCTTCGACTACAGCGACGAGGACGGCACCGAGGCCGCCGGACTGCCCGGCAAGGTCTCCGCCGCCACCATCAAGCGCCGGTACGACAAGCTCAGCGCCCTCGCCGACGAACTGTGCTCGCAGCGCGCCGAGGACCGCCTCGGCGCCACGGTCGAGGTGCTGGTCGACTCGGTCGACGGCGGCGTGGTGGAGGGGCGGGCCGCACACCAGGCGCCCGAGGTCGACGGCTCGACCACCCTGGTCGCCCCGGACGGCGGCGGGGTCGACCTGGCCGCGCTGCGCCCCGGTGACCTGGTCCGGGCCACCGTGACCGACACCGAAGGCGTCGACCTGGTCGCCGTACCCGATGAGATGATCTCGGCGGCGCCCGGCGCGGCACGGTGA
- a CDS encoding ornithine cyclodeaminase family protein, whose protein sequence is MTVLISDPEVAAALDAATTVDAMRHALIAAYEGRLVAPPRAAAPLGGGRMVLTAGHLRGEWYGYRSYDTFGHPGSEQVVVLHDGRTGAVRAVAVGEELGSRRTGAIGGAAVDALARPDAATLGVIGAGRMAWAQVWAAAAVRPLREVTVHSRSVPRREAFAARVRAELGVPARAVDTVRGATRDRDVVVLATTSTTPLLTAADVSPGTHVNAVGFKQCDRAEFGTDLLDAAAVLACDSPEQAGAYVPPMLAAQPPYAARLCDLGAVLAGTAPGRTDADQISVFCSVGLAGTEVFLLDRLVSVLAPAA, encoded by the coding sequence ATGACGGTCCTCATTTCCGACCCGGAGGTCGCCGCCGCGCTGGACGCCGCGACCACGGTGGACGCGATGCGCCACGCCCTGATCGCCGCGTACGAGGGACGGCTGGTGGCCCCGCCCCGGGCCGCCGCGCCGCTGGGCGGGGGCCGGATGGTGCTGACCGCCGGACACCTGCGCGGCGAGTGGTACGGCTACCGCTCGTACGACACCTTCGGGCACCCGGGATCCGAGCAGGTGGTGGTGCTGCACGACGGGCGTACCGGGGCGGTGCGGGCGGTGGCGGTGGGGGAGGAGTTGGGCTCGCGGCGAACCGGCGCGATCGGTGGGGCCGCGGTGGACGCGCTGGCCCGCCCGGACGCCGCCACGCTGGGCGTGATCGGTGCCGGACGGATGGCCTGGGCCCAGGTGTGGGCCGCCGCCGCGGTACGACCGCTGCGCGAGGTGACCGTGCACAGCCGCTCGGTGCCCCGCCGGGAGGCGTTCGCCGCCCGGGTCCGCGCCGAACTCGGCGTCCCGGCCCGCGCGGTGGACACCGTGCGCGGGGCCACCCGGGACCGGGACGTGGTGGTGCTGGCCACCACGTCCACCACGCCGCTGCTGACCGCCGCCGACGTCTCCCCGGGTACGCACGTCAACGCGGTCGGCTTCAAGCAGTGCGACCGGGCCGAGTTCGGCACCGACCTGCTGGACGCCGCCGCGGTGCTGGCCTGTGACTCCCCGGAGCAGGCCGGCGCGTACGTCCCGCCGATGCTCGCCGCCCAGCCGCCGTACGCCGCGCGCCTGTGCGACCTGGGCGCGGTGCTGGCCGGCACGGCACCCGGCCGCACCGACGCGGACCAGATCTCGGTCTTCTGCTCGGTCGGCCTGGCCGGCACCGAGGTCTTCCTGCTCGACCGCCTGGTCTCGGTTCTCGCCCCGGCCGCCTGA
- a CDS encoding SDR family NAD(P)-dependent oxidoreductase has product MTSSENPSVSGGGRVPATVLVTGAASGIGLACARRLTAEGHRVALVDRDGDGLAAASRACGTRGVSVHRAELTDPARVTAVVAEALAAHGDLSGVVNAAGAVRAGSVVDTTDEDWRWNLDTNVSTAFHVCRAVLPHLVARGGGAVVTVASLTALRPIPLRAGYAAAKGAVIAFTRQLALEYGPYGVTANTVCPGAIRTPLLAARLDREPAVEAELTGRVPLRRVGEPAELAGLVHLLVTGGCDYLTGQTLTVDGGLSLV; this is encoded by the coding sequence ATGACGTCATCCGAAAATCCTTCTGTTTCGGGTGGGGGGCGTGTCCCGGCCACCGTGCTGGTCACCGGCGCCGCCTCCGGGATCGGACTGGCCTGTGCCCGTCGACTCACCGCCGAGGGCCACCGGGTGGCGCTCGTCGACCGGGACGGCGACGGGCTGGCTGCCGCGTCGCGGGCCTGCGGTACGCGGGGCGTGAGCGTCCACCGGGCCGAACTGACCGATCCGGCCCGGGTGACGGCGGTCGTCGCCGAGGCGCTCGCCGCCCACGGCGACCTCTCCGGTGTGGTCAACGCCGCCGGTGCGGTCCGCGCCGGCTCGGTGGTGGACACCACCGACGAGGACTGGCGGTGGAACCTGGACACCAACGTGTCGACGGCCTTCCACGTCTGCCGTGCGGTGCTGCCGCACCTGGTGGCGCGCGGAGGCGGCGCCGTGGTCACCGTCGCCTCGCTGACCGCCCTGCGTCCCATCCCCCTTCGCGCCGGCTACGCCGCCGCGAAGGGGGCGGTCATCGCGTTCACCCGGCAGCTCGCGTTGGAGTACGGCCCGTACGGCGTCACCGCCAACACGGTCTGCCCTGGGGCGATCCGTACCCCGCTGCTCGCCGCGCGGCTCGACCGGGAGCCGGCCGTGGAGGCCGAGTTGACCGGCCGGGTGCCGCTGCGCCGGGTCGGCGAGCCGGCGGAGCTGGCCGGTCTGGTGCACCTGCTGGTCACTGGCGGCTGCGACTACCTCACCGGTCAGACGTTGACGGTCGACGGCGGGTTGAGCCTCGTCTGA
- a CDS encoding LacI family DNA-binding transcriptional regulator: MTGTQGTQPTLRDVARVAGVHLATASRALSGSKSRPVNSRTEALVRQAAAELGYVPDQMARSLRTHRSAAIGVLIPDMSNPVMPPLVRGAEQVLARHGYTTLFADTDNDPVAEAKRLGMLLSWRVAGIILATARRDQPLPVELTASGVPVVMMSRKVDATTVPSATVDESVGVAQALDHLIGLGHQRIAYLGVPLWTSAGHERYVAFHDIMRDRGLPVPDGYAVAREGYSERDGESALAALLAGGDPPTAVLAGNDMMALGCYAAIRAAGLSCPGDISVVGYNDMPLTDRVDPALTTVRVPYFDVGRRAATLLVEALTDGDALDHSVRLTPRLVVRASTASVRPRPSQDTGP; this comes from the coding sequence GTGACGGGTACCCAAGGCACCCAGCCGACGTTGCGGGACGTGGCCCGGGTCGCCGGGGTGCACCTGGCCACCGCCTCGCGCGCACTCAGCGGCTCCAAGAGCCGGCCGGTCAACTCCCGCACCGAGGCGCTGGTGCGGCAGGCCGCCGCCGAACTCGGCTACGTACCGGACCAGATGGCCCGGAGCCTGCGCACCCACCGCAGCGCGGCGATCGGCGTGCTGATCCCCGACATGTCCAATCCGGTCATGCCACCGCTGGTGCGCGGCGCCGAGCAGGTGCTCGCCCGGCACGGTTACACCACGCTCTTCGCCGACACCGACAACGACCCGGTGGCCGAGGCCAAACGCCTCGGCATGTTGCTCTCCTGGCGGGTCGCCGGCATCATCCTGGCCACCGCCCGCCGGGACCAGCCGCTGCCCGTGGAGCTGACCGCGTCCGGAGTGCCGGTGGTGATGATGTCCCGCAAGGTCGACGCCACCACCGTCCCGTCAGCGACGGTCGACGAGTCGGTCGGCGTCGCACAGGCGCTCGACCACCTGATCGGCCTGGGACACCAGCGGATCGCCTACCTCGGCGTGCCCCTCTGGACATCTGCCGGCCACGAGCGGTACGTCGCCTTTCACGACATCATGCGCGACCGTGGCCTGCCGGTGCCCGACGGATACGCCGTCGCCCGCGAGGGCTACTCGGAACGGGACGGGGAGAGCGCGCTGGCCGCCCTGCTGGCTGGCGGCGACCCACCCACCGCGGTCCTCGCCGGCAACGACATGATGGCGCTGGGCTGCTACGCCGCGATCCGCGCCGCCGGTCTGAGCTGCCCCGGGGACATCAGCGTGGTCGGCTACAACGACATGCCGCTGACCGACCGCGTCGACCCGGCGCTGACCACGGTGCGGGTCCCCTACTTCGACGTCGGCCGTCGGGCGGCGACCCTGCTGGTCGAGGCACTCACCGACGGCGACGCGCTGGACCACTCGGTCCGGCTCACCCCACGGCTGGTGGTGCGCGCCTCGACCGCGTCGGTCCGCCCTCGCCCGTCACAGGACACCGGGCCGTAG
- a CDS encoding dihydroorotase → MTSFRDAINAGQLGEVQELTVLRGGRLLTADAAPTVVDLVIAGERVQAVEPVGTVDAGTVVDVDGLDVMPGAIDLHVHLRDPGQTHKETVETGTAAAAAGGTTLVCDMPSTQPQVTSVARYREKIASWSGRATVDFALWAGGTDPTALAAMAEAGAIGVKIYMATSPGFEELYSPDAAAVARVLEVSGRLGWAVAVHVGDQQASDAHRDRLIAAGRRDPAAVLEVTRGPGNLSGLRTVLDLATATGQRVHLAHLSAYGLGALDLFAHARAGHPGLTAETCFPALSEEEDLVTQGVYVLPTVFSATARRRWLTALADGVVDAVATDHAPHTRAEKDRGRDDAWAASPGYPALETSLPLAYAAMLDGELSPQRLVDAVAGAPARILGLPRKGRLAPGCDADLVLFDPAGSWRVDQATMRTKVGWSPLHGRTLHGRLHATWLRGRPIVHDGEILEPGGGHFVRRPGAGDADPGRG, encoded by the coding sequence ATGACGTCATTCCGCGACGCTATCAACGCAGGCCAGCTTGGTGAAGTGCAGGAACTCACCGTGCTGCGGGGTGGACGCCTCCTCACCGCCGACGCTGCGCCGACCGTGGTCGACCTGGTGATCGCCGGTGAGCGGGTGCAGGCGGTCGAGCCGGTCGGCACCGTCGACGCCGGCACGGTCGTCGACGTCGACGGTCTCGACGTCATGCCGGGCGCCATCGACCTGCACGTGCACCTGCGTGATCCGGGACAGACCCACAAGGAGACGGTGGAGACCGGCACGGCTGCCGCGGCGGCCGGCGGCACCACCCTGGTCTGCGACATGCCGAGTACCCAGCCGCAGGTGACCTCGGTAGCCCGCTACCGGGAGAAGATCGCCTCCTGGAGCGGACGCGCCACGGTGGACTTCGCGCTCTGGGCCGGTGGCACCGACCCGACCGCGCTCGCCGCGATGGCGGAGGCCGGGGCGATCGGGGTCAAGATCTACATGGCCACCTCCCCCGGCTTCGAGGAGCTCTACTCCCCCGACGCGGCCGCCGTCGCCCGGGTGCTGGAGGTCTCCGGCCGGCTCGGCTGGGCGGTCGCGGTGCACGTCGGCGACCAGCAGGCCAGTGACGCCCACCGGGACCGGCTCATCGCCGCCGGGCGACGCGACCCGGCCGCCGTCCTGGAGGTCACCCGGGGACCCGGCAACCTGTCCGGCCTGCGGACCGTCCTCGACCTCGCCACCGCCACCGGACAGCGGGTGCACCTGGCCCACCTCAGCGCGTACGGGCTCGGCGCCCTGGACCTCTTCGCCCACGCGCGGGCCGGGCATCCCGGGCTGACGGCGGAGACCTGCTTCCCGGCCCTGAGCGAGGAGGAGGACCTGGTGACCCAGGGGGTCTACGTGCTGCCGACGGTCTTCTCGGCGACGGCCCGGCGGCGGTGGCTCACCGCCCTCGCCGATGGAGTGGTCGACGCCGTCGCCACCGACCACGCGCCGCACACCCGGGCCGAGAAGGACCGGGGCCGCGACGACGCCTGGGCGGCATCGCCGGGATACCCGGCACTGGAGACGTCGCTGCCGCTGGCCTACGCGGCGATGCTCGACGGTGAACTCAGCCCGCAGCGGCTGGTCGACGCGGTGGCCGGTGCCCCGGCCCGGATCCTCGGGCTGCCGCGCAAGGGCCGGCTGGCGCCGGGGTGCGACGCCGACCTGGTCCTCTTCGACCCGGCCGGTAGCTGGCGGGTGGACCAGGCGACGATGCGGACGAAGGTCGGGTGGAGCCCGCTGCACGGTCGGACCCTGCATGGCCGGCTACACGCCACCTGGCTACGGGGACGACCGATCGTCCACGATGGTGAGATCCTGGAGCCCGGTGGTGGACACTTCGTCCGTCGGCCGGGTGCCGGCGACGCGGATCCGGGACGGGGTTGA
- a CDS encoding PspA/IM30 family protein: protein MANPFVKGWKYLMALFGARIDEHADPKVQLQQAIDEAHRQHQALVQQAAAVIGNQRQLEMKLSRQMSDVERLQSNARQALVLADQARAKGDETEAGRYEQSAQTLASQLVSSEQAAEDLKTLHDQALAAAGQARRAVENNSMILQQKLAERAKLLSQLEQAKMQETVASSLESMSALTAPGSTPSLDEVRDRIERRYSNAMGRAELAGNSAEGRMLEIQKATLDVAGSARLDQIRASMAGEQLGGTADREAVGGQQPAAQTNDPGVARLDELRASMNRDRNTGDASAAG, encoded by the coding sequence ATGGCGAACCCGTTCGTCAAGGGGTGGAAGTACCTGATGGCGCTCTTCGGCGCCCGAATCGACGAGCACGCCGATCCCAAGGTGCAGCTCCAGCAGGCCATCGACGAGGCGCACCGGCAACACCAGGCGCTCGTGCAGCAGGCCGCCGCAGTGATCGGCAACCAGCGGCAACTGGAGATGAAGCTCTCCCGGCAGATGTCCGACGTCGAGCGGTTGCAGAGCAACGCCCGGCAGGCGCTGGTCCTCGCCGACCAGGCCCGGGCCAAGGGCGACGAGACCGAGGCCGGCCGCTACGAGCAGTCCGCGCAGACCCTGGCCAGCCAGCTCGTCTCCTCCGAGCAGGCCGCCGAGGACCTCAAGACCCTGCACGACCAGGCGCTCGCCGCCGCCGGTCAGGCCCGTCGGGCGGTCGAGAACAACTCGATGATCCTTCAGCAGAAGCTCGCCGAGCGGGCCAAGCTGCTCAGCCAGCTCGAACAGGCCAAGATGCAGGAGACCGTGGCCTCCTCGCTGGAGTCCATGTCGGCGCTCACCGCCCCCGGCAGCACGCCCAGCCTGGACGAGGTCCGCGACCGCATCGAACGCCGCTACTCCAACGCCATGGGCCGCGCCGAGCTGGCCGGCAACTCGGCCGAGGGCCGGATGCTGGAGATCCAGAAGGCGACGCTGGACGTGGCCGGATCGGCCCGGCTCGACCAGATCCGTGCCAGCATGGCCGGTGAGCAGCTCGGCGGCACCGCCGACCGGGAGGCCGTGGGCGGACAGCAGCCGGCCGCACAGACCAACGACCCGGGCGTGGCCCGCCTCGACGAGCTGCGGGCCAGCATGAATCGGGATCGCAACACCGGCGACGCCAGCGCCGCCGGCTGA
- the pspM gene encoding phage shock envelope stress response protein PspM has translation MAADERTRYFRRLGKLRRSARRWSVLAGGLGGATVILTPYAGIGLADAFWAAAAGASTALAAWRWVDLRALAAQPAPPALDPAQAAARSRARLVAAVERLPVGAGVVAEVRRVRSRTALRGTSAARPWERLDRAASTLASMGGRLTGFAEPAVAEAAVAEQSLRELANRVASVERAAHLAPPDARPALTEAHETLVGQLDAGVGAYERLVVAAAGYLAGEYRPDSEHPSAARLTEATDMLHGFASALSELRAVGRPATTS, from the coding sequence GTGGCAGCAGACGAGCGCACCCGCTACTTCCGCCGGCTGGGCAAGCTTCGCCGCTCCGCCCGCCGGTGGAGTGTCCTGGCCGGCGGGCTCGGCGGCGCCACCGTCATCCTGACCCCGTACGCCGGCATCGGCCTCGCCGACGCCTTCTGGGCCGCCGCCGCAGGCGCCTCCACCGCCCTGGCCGCCTGGCGCTGGGTGGACCTGCGGGCGCTGGCCGCCCAGCCCGCCCCACCGGCCCTCGACCCCGCTCAGGCCGCCGCCCGCAGCCGCGCCCGCCTGGTCGCCGCCGTGGAGCGGCTGCCGGTCGGGGCCGGGGTGGTGGCCGAGGTACGCCGGGTGCGGTCCCGCACCGCGCTACGCGGCACCAGCGCGGCCCGGCCGTGGGAACGGCTGGACCGGGCGGCGTCGACCCTGGCGTCGATGGGCGGCCGGCTGACCGGCTTCGCCGAACCGGCCGTCGCCGAGGCCGCCGTGGCCGAGCAGTCGCTGCGGGAACTGGCGAACCGGGTGGCGAGTGTGGAGCGAGCGGCGCACCTCGCGCCGCCTGACGCGCGTCCGGCGCTGACCGAGGCGCACGAAACGCTGGTCGGGCAGTTGGATGCCGGTGTGGGAGCGTACGAACGGCTGGTGGTGGCTGCGGCCGGATACCTGGCCGGGGAGTACCGGCCGGACAGCGAGCACCCTTCTGCGGCGCGGCTGACCGAGGCCACGGACATGCTGCACGGGTTCGCGTCGGCGCTGTCCGAGCTGCGGGCCGTCGGCCGCCCCGCCACCACCTCCTGA